Below is a window of Drosophila willistoni isolate 14030-0811.24 chromosome XR unlocalized genomic scaffold, UCI_dwil_1.1 Seg144, whole genome shotgun sequence DNA.
ACAACGATCCGCATCTTAGAACTTACTGGCGAATTTTAATTCAGTCTTGAAGTTAGTACTTGAAGTGTCCCTTTGCGCCATTTGCACagctaattaaaaattgttggcTTAAAACTAACTTTAGGAACTTTTGAAGagtgcaaaatgcaaaatgtgcATTTGCCAGTAAATGAAGTGGAAAAACTTTGCAACAGTTTGAGTAGTGAgtcaattaaataataaaattgtttattaagtTTAGTGTGCCAGGTGATTGCAATtgacaagaaaaagaaaagttaggAAAGAtcgaaagacaaaaaaaaaattaagaacatATAAAAGTGCAAAATAGATGTGGAGAAGGGAAGAAGGGAAGTAAAATTCGTAAGGCACCACTGAAACTAATAGCCAGACAATGGCAATGGCATTGGCACTGGCAACAATGACAACCACAAGTGAGACAATATTAACGGATATGGAGGAGCttgccacagcagcagcagcaacaggggCTACAACAGCGgcaacaacggcaacaacagcagcgacAGCAGCTGTGGTAgcaatggcagcagcagcagcaagaacCACCAACATATCGTccttatcatcatcatcatcatcctcatcatcattagCGACAAGTACATCAGCCTcctacaacaacagcagcaatttAACCAATTTTTACGATTTGGATTTCACTTCCTCCTCGTCCTCGTCTTCGGCCTCCtcttcatcatcgtcatcatctattgcctcctcctcctcctccctgGCACCCTCATTGGCTGAAAATGATGATGTGGTTAATATGACCTTTCTTATTGGACATATTGTGCAACAATATTATATACCCATATTATGTTTCACTGGCACAATTGGCAACTTGTTGTCCGTATTTGTCTTCTTCAAGACAAAGCTACGCAAACTATCATCGAGTTTCTATTTGGCCGCATTGGCTGTAAGCGATACTTGCTTTTTGTTGGGCCTATTGGTTCAGTGGTTGAATTTCCTAAACATCAATATCTACAATCTGGACTACTTTTGTCAATTCTTTACATTCTTAAGCTATTTGGCTAGCTTCTGTTCGGTTTGGTTTGTTGTCGCCTTCACCGTGGAACGATTCATTGCGGTCATCTATCCGTTGAAGCGTCAAACTATGTGCACTGTGCGTAGGGCCAAAATGGTATTGGCCGGTCTCACATTGGGCGGATTTTTGCATGGTCTGCCCTATATAGTGATTGCCAAGCCTGTCTATGTTGAGAAGCTGAATAATACAATTTGCGATCTGAATACGGAATACGAGGTGAGTACAAACACACATTAAACATGAAACTATTTGGCCTTTTGATGTCTGTCTAAGcgaactacacacacacacacacacaaacacgcacacatcatcataatcattatcaacattatcatcatcaaatGCATATTTGTAAGAGGGACGCGACTCGTGTCCGGGTTTTGGGTCGGAATACGGGTCCGTCGTTTGGTTGCCCTAGGCAACTAGTCACTGGAAAAATTCACTAAAATCAAACCGTAAAACCGAAGCATAACCCAAACCCaatccaacacacacacacacacacacacacatgcaaaaGGTAACTAAAAAGTGACAGCAGCAAATCAGGCAAAATTCTCAACattattcaaattcaaattcgaAATTCTGTCTGCCTTTCCACTTTCTGGCCTCTTCCACTCCTGCCAGGACCTTGCaaagtgtctgtgtgtgtgtgtgtgtgtgcttcgCTGTGATGAAAGAAGAcaacatttattattattattacttttttCTATCAATAACATTTCAAAGGTTTCTCGTCCTTCCATGTTTTTCCACTCAGGCCACAAACAGGGGCAACAGTGGAAATGGATATCAAATTTCAGAAATCCAAATGAAGGGGTCAAGCCCATAAGAAATTCATAAGTCATgtaaaaggcaaaagaaactGGTTTATTAACTACTTAGAATTGAGCCTTGGGCTGTGTTAAGAACAAAAGACAAGAAAATGTTggtttgaaaataaatatcttttaaagttcttcttcttcaaaaacaatttggtttatgtcccttcttttttttatctcCTCCCTTGCAGCATCTCGAATTAATCGActtcttctactttttttCATCTAATCATTCttattaatttgaatttacatacattcttaGAAAGCAAAACCGTTGCTTAAACAAAACACTTGAgcaaaattgaataaaatattGTAGGCTGagtgaatgaaaatgaaaatatttctttgcCATTACTTGATTTGAAAGTGAAACGAAAAGACAAATATGTAGGTATCAATATCAAATGGAAAAAGTGTTTTCGGAATTCATTCAGAATGAAATACAGACCTGATTGACATACACGAGGTTAgatatgtataaattttatttaaacttgCAACACAAACTtaacaaaagtgaaaagttAAAGTTAATCTCAACTTCAAGCGACTCAAGTGTCGCTGTTGTTGAGATGTTTAACCACATCACACATACGACATGTTGTACAATTAAATGTCATTAACATACATTTCGAAACCGCTTAATTAGCTTCTGGTAATGAACTAATGAATTAAcgacaaccacaacaacaacgaaaactattgccaaatgccaaatgcaaaaaacaagaaagttCTTTTGCAACTTCTTTTGGAGTTTGAGTTTGACATTTGAGGCGTAGAAAACAATAAGCGAGAGAAATAGATCAACAGTCTTTCCTTTTGgtattgttgttttcttttttttttttttttggcaattaaTCAAACCCACACTGAGAGGAAACGGCAAACCGCTGAGTGAGTTAAGCCGCAAATTGACAATTTATTAAGGACAACCACCAAATTAATAGAAACCATCcgaaaactatatatatataaaccaaTATATGAACGAGGAGACAAAggacaaatatttttgttgaccccaaacacaaaaccaaaaaaaaaaaccagagggccggggctaacttcgaccgcgtcaaagtttgaatacccttgcaacttttttggtaactcgttccttacctatagccataaaagtggaaaaacgttttatctaaaaaggctaatgtttgaaagaaagaaagaacggccaatagtcgtagcataggaaataacgaagttattggacaaagtcactgttttccaccgatcgttcctatgggagctatatgatatagctacccgatccttatcaaatttggcacagtcattaacagatatattaaactaacaaatgtttaatttgaaagcaatcgcgtcaaaagtaacgatgTTATTAa
It encodes the following:
- the LOC6639392 gene encoding trissin receptor, whose product is MAMALALATMTTTSETILTDMEELATAAAATGATTAATTATTAATAAVVAMAAAAARTTNISSLSSSSSSSSSLATSTSASYNNSSNLTNFYDLDFTSSSSSSSASSSSSSSSIASSSSSLAPSLAENDDVVNMTFLIGHIVQQYYIPILCFTGTIGNLLSVFVFFKTKLRKLSSSFYLAALAVSDTCFLLGLLVQWLNFLNINIYNLDYFCQFFTFLSYLASFCSVWFVVAFTVERFIAVIYPLKRQTMCTVRRAKMVLAGLTLGGFLHGLPYIVIAKPVYVEKLNNTICDLNTEYEELQKLFNYWDSIVVYAVPFTTIAVLNTCTGCTVWKFATVRRTLTMHKMRPQQQSSAAATATVPSSNSSSSGVNSYRITSSLKRQKSTGTHPSGQHSVASRQQQQQQQQQQQQQQETSPQALEKQQEHEQKQQLEQHINSCPHHCEIVQKPGRRKVTNSSQLKVTKMLLIVSTVFVFLNLPSCLLRIQVYWESKAEQTENLTVALQYVFHALFVTNFGINFVLYCVSGQNFRKAVLSIFRRVSSAQREGTTQVTVSEYSRNTGTSTRRRMMTQHCWNELHELHPLK